One window from the genome of Lentibacillus daqui encodes:
- the trpB gene encoding tryptophan synthase subunit beta, which translates to MATYTMPDEKGRYGKFGGQFVPELLMPALFELEEAHEEALKDPEFIKELNYYLKQYSGRETPLYYAENISKQLGGPKIYLKREDLNHTGAHKINNTIGQALLTKRMGKQKVVAETGAGQHGVATATVCALLGLECVVFMGEKDISRQKLNVFRMELLGAEVKSVPQGSGTLKDAVNEALRYWVSHVEDTHYILGSVTGPHPFPKIVRDFQAVIGSETKQQFAEQAGGLPDAVVACVGGGSNAMGMFYPFVEDASVKLYGVEAGGAGLDTDQHAATLTSGNVGILHGTMSHLLQDEHGQIQEAFSISAGLDYPGVGPEHSHLHDTSRVTYTSITDAEALEAFQYLSKVEGIIPALESAHAVAYAMKLAKEMDPEQSLVICLSGRGDKDVEQVKAALEGEA; encoded by the coding sequence ATGGCAACATATACCATGCCAGATGAAAAAGGACGCTACGGAAAATTTGGCGGCCAATTTGTACCGGAATTACTAATGCCCGCACTATTTGAACTGGAAGAGGCACATGAAGAAGCATTAAAAGACCCAGAATTTATCAAGGAATTAAATTACTATCTAAAGCAATATTCCGGCCGGGAAACACCGCTATATTATGCGGAAAATATATCCAAACAGCTTGGCGGACCAAAGATTTATTTGAAACGGGAAGATTTAAACCATACCGGCGCCCATAAAATTAATAATACAATCGGTCAGGCACTGCTAACCAAGCGAATGGGAAAACAAAAAGTTGTTGCAGAAACAGGCGCTGGCCAACATGGAGTTGCCACTGCTACGGTTTGTGCACTGCTTGGCCTAGAATGTGTCGTGTTCATGGGAGAAAAGGATATTAGCCGGCAAAAACTGAATGTGTTCCGGATGGAATTGCTCGGCGCGGAAGTAAAAAGCGTCCCCCAGGGCAGTGGTACTTTGAAAGATGCGGTCAATGAGGCATTGCGTTACTGGGTTAGCCATGTGGAGGACACCCATTATATTCTCGGATCTGTCACCGGACCACACCCTTTTCCCAAAATCGTTCGTGACTTTCAAGCGGTGATTGGCAGCGAAACGAAACAACAATTCGCGGAACAAGCGGGCGGTCTGCCAGATGCAGTCGTTGCCTGTGTTGGGGGCGGCAGTAATGCAATGGGCATGTTTTATCCATTTGTCGAGGATGCATCTGTTAAGCTTTATGGTGTCGAAGCGGGCGGTGCGGGACTGGATACCGATCAGCACGCGGCTACTCTTACCAGTGGAAATGTCGGTATCCTGCACGGAACGATGAGCCATTTATTACAGGACGAACACGGACAAATTCAGGAGGCATTTTCTATTTCAGCCGGATTGGATTACCCTGGTGTTGGACCGGAACATAGTCACCTTCACGATACATCAAGGGTAACTTACACATCGATAACCGATGCAGAAGCACTGGAAGCATTTCAGTATTTATCAAAGGTTGAAGGCATTATTCCGGCATTGGAAAGCGCGCATGCAGTTGCCTATGCTATGAAACTAGCAAAAGAAATGGATCCAGAGCAATCACTGGTTATTTGTCTATCAGGGCGCGGAGATAAAGACGTGGAACAAGTAAAAGCTGCATTGGAAGGTGAAGCATAA
- a CDS encoding phosphoribosylanthranilate isomerase, giving the protein MRVKICGITTQEAANVAVEAGTDFIGFVFAPSKRQITPTKAQVIASAIPSSVKKVGVFVNESLATVKEIAEQVGLDFIQLHGDEPPEYAKQLGYPVIKAFSVKPENLETITTYPCAYYLLDSPIGPNRGGNGTTFDWGLLQKIDLDHDKMILAGGLQADNIQEAIQTAQPAGVDVSSGVETDGKKDTEKIRQFITNAKGKDEEHGNIYHAR; this is encoded by the coding sequence ATGCGCGTTAAAATTTGCGGCATCACCACCCAAGAAGCAGCAAACGTCGCAGTAGAAGCAGGAACCGATTTTATTGGTTTTGTGTTTGCTCCAAGTAAACGACAAATCACCCCAACCAAGGCTCAAGTAATTGCTTCAGCGATTCCTTCATCCGTGAAAAAAGTTGGCGTGTTTGTCAATGAATCATTGGCAACAGTTAAGGAAATCGCGGAACAAGTCGGACTTGATTTTATTCAATTACATGGAGATGAACCACCGGAATATGCCAAACAATTGGGATATCCGGTCATCAAAGCTTTTTCCGTGAAACCGGAGAACTTGGAGACCATCACTACCTACCCATGCGCATATTATTTACTCGATAGCCCGATTGGTCCTAACCGCGGCGGGAATGGCACCACATTTGACTGGGGGTTATTGCAAAAAATAGATTTGGATCACGACAAGATGATTTTAGCCGGCGGACTCCAAGCGGATAATATTCAAGAAGCCATCCAGACCGCCCAGCCAGCCGGTGTCGATGTATCCAGCGGTGTAGAAACAGACGGCAAAAAAGATACAGAAAAGATCAGGCAATTCATCACAAACGCAAAAGGAAAGGATGAGGAACATGGCAACATATACCATGCCAGATGA
- the trpC gene encoding indole-3-glycerol phosphate synthase TrpC — MTILADILQQKEREVAQLKAQTDPFAKSSKKDIPSIKQTFSASEYMNVIAEIKRASPSKGAIDLQVDPVEQAKQYEAYGAGAISVLTDNPFFKGSMEDLIAVREAVNIPLLCKDFIIDPIQIDQAKTAGASIILLIVAALDQETLQQLYTYAKHQALDVLVEVHNEAEMNKALEMDADIIGINNRNLKTFDVDLQVTENLAPMVNKPGTLLIGESGIKTNDDVVRLGKAGVKAVLVGETLIRSSNLAKTFRDIKIPTKRIAENAR, encoded by the coding sequence ATGACGATTTTAGCTGATATATTACAGCAAAAGGAAAGAGAGGTTGCCCAGTTAAAGGCACAAACTGACCCTTTTGCGAAAAGTTCAAAGAAAGATATCCCGTCGATTAAACAAACTTTTTCCGCATCGGAGTATATGAACGTGATTGCTGAAATCAAACGTGCTTCTCCTTCCAAGGGAGCAATTGATTTGCAAGTGGATCCTGTCGAGCAAGCAAAACAATATGAGGCATATGGTGCTGGAGCCATTTCCGTGTTGACTGATAACCCCTTTTTTAAAGGCTCGATGGAAGACCTGATTGCCGTCCGAGAAGCGGTAAATATCCCATTACTGTGTAAAGATTTCATCATCGATCCGATTCAGATTGATCAGGCAAAAACAGCCGGTGCCTCTATTATTTTACTCATTGTCGCGGCACTGGATCAGGAAACGTTACAGCAATTATATACCTATGCAAAACATCAAGCGTTGGATGTCCTCGTTGAAGTTCACAACGAGGCGGAAATGAATAAAGCTCTGGAAATGGATGCAGATATCATTGGCATTAATAATCGTAACCTGAAAACCTTTGATGTGGATTTACAAGTAACGGAAAACCTTGCTCCCATGGTCAATAAACCTGGAACACTTCTCATCGGCGAGAGTGGCATCAAAACAAATGATGATGTCGTACGATTAGGAAAAGCTGGTGTAAAGGCAGTTTTGGTTGGCGAAACCTTGATACGTTCCAGCAACTTGGCAAAAACATTCCGGGATATCAAAATACCAACAAAGAGGATTGCTGAAAATGCGCGTTAA
- the trpD gene encoding anthranilate phosphoribosyltransferase, protein MKQYLEKLANKQDLTFDEVKAATTLCFTGTVSDSEIGAFLLGLRAKGETADEIAGLAQIIRENSLQTTSNIANAMDNCGTGGDGSNSFNISTTAAFVIAGAGVTVAKHGNRSISSKTGSADVLEYLGISLQLSKTQVEEILHENKIAFLYAPYVHPKIKQFMKVRKNLRIPTIFNLIGPLTNPVDLNTQLLGINRRDVLPMMGETLGKLGRRRAVVINGAEYMDEASLAGDNHITLLDNGEITTFTLHPSEVDLPVYPIEDIRGGDAKQNAEILLNVLKGVPGVHLDTVLLNAGLGLYANGAARTIREGVALAKESILSGAAMEKLENLIDYSKKIPSEAI, encoded by the coding sequence ATGAAACAATATCTTGAAAAGCTGGCCAATAAACAAGATCTGACATTTGACGAGGTAAAAGCAGCAACCACCCTATGCTTCACGGGTACCGTTTCAGACAGTGAAATTGGTGCATTCCTGCTTGGATTACGGGCAAAAGGCGAAACAGCCGATGAAATTGCCGGTCTGGCGCAGATCATTCGTGAAAATTCGTTGCAAACAACAAGCAACATTGCCAATGCCATGGATAACTGTGGAACTGGCGGGGATGGATCCAATAGTTTTAACATCAGTACCACTGCTGCGTTCGTAATTGCTGGTGCAGGGGTCACAGTCGCTAAACATGGGAACCGAAGCATTTCCAGCAAAACTGGAAGTGCAGATGTCCTGGAGTATCTGGGGATTTCCTTACAATTATCCAAAACTCAGGTGGAAGAAATATTGCATGAAAACAAAATCGCCTTTTTATATGCACCATATGTTCATCCAAAGATCAAACAATTCATGAAGGTAAGAAAGAATTTACGAATACCAACGATTTTTAATTTAATTGGACCACTAACCAATCCGGTAGATTTAAACACCCAGTTACTCGGAATTAATCGACGGGATGTGCTGCCAATGATGGGAGAAACGCTGGGTAAACTTGGTCGCCGTCGTGCGGTTGTAATTAACGGTGCAGAATATATGGATGAAGCATCACTTGCCGGGGATAACCATATTACCTTGCTTGATAATGGGGAAATTACAACCTTTACGCTTCATCCATCAGAAGTTGATTTACCTGTTTATCCAATCGAGGATATCCGTGGTGGCGATGCCAAACAAAATGCCGAAATTTTATTAAATGTATTAAAAGGAGTTCCTGGCGTCCATCTTGATACGGTTCTGCTTAATGCCGGACTAGGCTTATATGCAAACGGCGCTGCTCGTACCATCAGAGAAGGAGTTGCCCTGGCAAAAGAAAGCATCCTATCCGGGGCAGCTATGGAAAAACTGGAGAATTTAATAGATTATAGTAAAAAGATTCCAAGTGAGGCGATATAA
- a CDS encoding anthranilate synthase component II has translation MILLIDNYDSFTYNLYQYFSEEHITVKVVRNDAISLAEIAALQPEAIVISPGPGLPREAGRCIEIVQTFYQRIPILGVCLGHQVIGAALGATIKPAKVIKHGKTSRITHNGSGLFSYLTQPLKVMRYHSQIIDPSTTPAELEITATSLDDHEIMAIKHRQYAVYGVQFHPESIGTNTGKKIIRNFLDEIGVIHYETIS, from the coding sequence ATGATCCTGCTCATTGATAATTACGATTCATTCACTTATAACCTGTATCAATATTTTTCCGAGGAACATATCACGGTAAAGGTGGTGCGAAATGATGCCATCAGCTTAGCCGAGATTGCAGCATTACAACCGGAAGCCATTGTCATTTCACCGGGACCGGGGCTGCCACGTGAAGCTGGTCGATGTATCGAGATCGTGCAAACTTTTTACCAACGCATCCCAATCTTGGGCGTTTGTTTAGGCCATCAGGTCATTGGTGCTGCACTTGGCGCAACCATCAAGCCGGCGAAAGTGATCAAGCACGGAAAAACATCTCGAATCACCCATAATGGATCAGGTTTATTCAGTTATTTAACCCAGCCGCTGAAGGTCATGCGATATCATTCACAAATCATTGACCCATCGACAACCCCGGCAGAACTGGAAATTACCGCAACGTCGCTGGATGACCATGAAATCATGGCTATCAAACATCGGCAATACGCAGTGTACGGCGTCCAGTTTCACCCGGAGTCCATTGGAACGAATACTGGAAAGAAAATCATTCGAAACTTTTTGGATGAGATTGGAGTGATCCACTATGAAACAATATCTTGA